In Nitrosophilus alvini, the following are encoded in one genomic region:
- a CDS encoding F0F1 ATP synthase subunit delta translates to MEELIAKRYVKALTAVSTKEELTNYGQLLTELSEALETPEIKAVILSPEVKDEQKCRLILSAIETADEKFKNLIRLLAEKKRLNLIPVLAEELEKQLSFLENRFEGVVYSAVELEEKEIKEIEKALQKRVGAEIKLHEEVGKFDGIKVEVESLGLEISFSKSRIKNMMIEHILKAI, encoded by the coding sequence ATGGAAGAGTTGATCGCAAAAAGATATGTAAAGGCCTTAACAGCGGTATCCACAAAAGAAGAGCTGACAAATTATGGCCAGCTTCTTACTGAACTATCGGAAGCGTTGGAGACTCCTGAAATAAAAGCCGTAATATTGTCGCCAGAGGTAAAAGATGAGCAAAAATGCAGACTTATCCTATCAGCGATCGAAACTGCTGATGAAAAGTTTAAAAATCTTATAAGACTTCTTGCCGAAAAAAAACGACTCAATCTTATTCCTGTTTTGGCAGAGGAACTTGAAAAGCAGCTCTCTTTCCTTGAAAACAGGTTTGAAGGTGTGGTTTATTCGGCGGTAGAACTTGAAGAAAAAGAGATAAAAGAGATAGAAAAAGCTCTTCAAAAAAGAGTTGGTGCCGAGATAAAACTGCATGAAGAAGTAGGAAAATTTGACGGAATAAAAGTCGAAGTTGAGAGTCTTGGACTAGAAATCAGCTTCTCGAAAAGCAGAATCAAAAACATGATGATTGAACATATTCTTAAAGCAATTTAG
- a CDS encoding F0F1 ATP synthase subunit B yields the protein MRTKLAILFLLLGTAAFASGGGEGGTDILPRAVNFLIFAGIIYYLLADHVKNFFQGRKASIAAELENVQVKLKEAKEEKKRAEKELENAKKFAEEIIETAKKESVILAEKIRNQFENEIASLEKMHNEQCELEKRKMIRGVVKEVLDELLDEKNLPINEKEFVNLIVKKVA from the coding sequence GTGAGAACAAAATTAGCGATACTTTTTTTGCTTTTGGGAACTGCCGCATTTGCAAGCGGAGGTGGCGAAGGAGGTACTGACATTTTACCAAGGGCCGTTAACTTCCTTATTTTTGCCGGGATTATTTACTATCTTCTAGCTGACCATGTGAAAAACTTCTTTCAAGGGCGAAAAGCTTCCATTGCTGCGGAACTTGAAAATGTTCAGGTAAAACTGAAAGAGGCAAAAGAGGAGAAAAAAAGGGCTGAAAAAGAGCTTGAGAATGCCAAAAAATTTGCTGAAGAGATAATCGAAACCGCAAAAAAAGAGAGTGTTATTCTTGCGGAAAAGATTAGAAATCAGTTTGAAAATGAGATTGCCAGTCTGGAAAAGATGCATAATGAGCAGTGTGAACTTGAAAAGAGAAAGATGATAAGAGGTGTAGTAAAAGAGGTTCTTGATGAACTTCTTGATGAGAAGAACCTTCCTATCAACGAAAAAGAGTTTGTCAATCTTATAGTAAAGAAGGTAGCGTAA
- a CDS encoding FoF1 ATP synthase subunit B' codes for MLDISISLVLLTAILFFILVAVLNSWLYKPLLGFMEERSESIKRDLENASKNTSGSAELKKEAEEILARAKSEAMAIKQSALNEAKALGQSKVDAKKAELMKEYEDFKASLKEEEESLKSALISQMPLFREALKAKFSKL; via the coding sequence ATGTTAGACATCAGTATATCGCTGGTTTTGCTGACAGCGATTTTGTTTTTCATACTGGTCGCTGTACTTAACAGCTGGCTTTATAAACCTTTGCTCGGGTTTATGGAAGAGAGAAGCGAAAGTATCAAAAGAGATCTGGAAAACGCTTCCAAAAATACCAGCGGTTCGGCAGAGTTAAAAAAAGAGGCTGAAGAGATACTGGCTCGCGCAAAAAGTGAAGCGATGGCTATCAAACAGAGTGCGCTTAATGAAGCCAAGGCTTTGGGGCAGAGTAAAGTAGATGCAAAAAAAGCGGAACTCATGAAAGAGTATGAAGATTTCAAAGCATCTTTAAAAGAGGAAGAAGAGAGTCTAAAAAGCGCTTTGATTTCGCAAATGCCGCTTTTCAGAGAAGCTCTTAAAGCCAAGTTTAGCAAATTATAG
- a CDS encoding ParB/RepB/Spo0J family partition protein — MSRKTLGRGLGAILSEVAEAYEKEIPDSDENSVVEIDIDAIRPNPFQPRRVFDEKSLNELAESIKRHGLLQPVIVIEDIDGFMLIAGERRVRASRLAGLDKIKAIVAKIEPSKYRELALIENIQREDLNPVDLALSYKELIDEYSITHEELSNIVKKSRTHITNTLRLLMLSDYAKEALKAGKITPGHAKVLVGLEEDKQKIIVDSITGQKLSVRDVEKLVNKTKPKKEKQKSKNREDLNMEEIEKTLKDSNLNFKIHGNKLTIKFDNNEEIRYFLKKYLRKSY; from the coding sequence ATGAGCAGAAAGACATTGGGACGCGGACTCGGAGCAATTTTAAGCGAAGTGGCTGAAGCGTATGAAAAAGAGATACCAGACAGTGATGAAAACAGTGTCGTAGAGATCGATATAGATGCTATCAGGCCAAACCCTTTTCAGCCAAGGCGAGTATTTGATGAAAAATCTTTAAATGAGCTTGCCGAGTCTATCAAAAGGCACGGACTTCTACAGCCAGTAATCGTTATAGAAGATATAGATGGTTTTATGCTCATAGCAGGCGAAAGAAGAGTAAGGGCAAGTAGACTGGCAGGGCTTGATAAAATTAAAGCAATAGTGGCAAAGATTGAACCTTCTAAATACAGAGAACTTGCTCTTATCGAAAATATCCAAAGAGAAGACCTAAATCCGGTTGACCTTGCCCTCTCGTACAAAGAGCTTATCGACGAATACTCCATTACACATGAAGAGCTTTCCAATATCGTAAAAAAGAGCAGAACACACATTACAAATACTTTGCGTCTTCTTATGCTTTCTGATTATGCAAAAGAGGCTTTAAAAGCCGGTAAAATTACGCCGGGACATGCTAAAGTTTTGGTAGGGCTCGAAGAGGATAAACAGAAAATCATAGTTGATTCTATAACGGGACAGAAACTGAGTGTTCGTGATGTAGAAAAACTTGTAAATAAAACAAAGCCGAAAAAAGAGAAGCAAAAGTCCAAAAATAGAGAAGATTTAAATATGGAAGAGATTGAAAAAACGTTGAAAGATTCAAATCTTAACTTCAAAATTCATGGCAATAAACTGACTATAAAATTTGATAATAATGAAGAGATTCGTTACTTTTTGAAAAAATATTTAAGAAAAAGCTATTAG
- a CDS encoding ParA family protein, whose protein sequence is MSEIITIANQKGGVGKTTTAVNLAASLALENRKVLIIDADPQANATTSLGYSRNDYEYNIYHVMIGTKKLSEIILKTGVDNLYLAPSNIGLVGVEKEFYNSKAKQRELVLKEKLDEIKNDFDFVIIDSPPALGPMTINALSAANSVIIPIQCEFFALEGLAQLLNTIRLIRKTINPKLSIKGFLPTMYSKQNNLSKQVFADLSHHFRNKLFKDEGNSSFIVIPRNVKLAESPSFGKPVVLYDSKSSGSMAYQSLAKVILGR, encoded by the coding sequence ATGAGTGAAATAATAACTATAGCCAATCAAAAAGGCGGTGTGGGAAAAACGACAACTGCTGTAAATCTTGCAGCTTCCTTGGCCCTTGAAAACAGAAAGGTTCTAATCATTGATGCGGACCCTCAGGCAAATGCTACGACCAGTCTGGGGTATAGCAGAAATGATTATGAGTACAATATCTATCACGTTATGATAGGTACGAAAAAACTTTCTGAAATTATTTTAAAAACAGGGGTGGATAATTTATATCTTGCACCTTCAAATATCGGCCTTGTAGGCGTGGAAAAAGAGTTTTATAACTCCAAGGCGAAACAGAGGGAGCTTGTTTTAAAAGAGAAACTCGATGAGATAAAAAACGATTTCGATTTTGTTATTATCGATTCTCCTCCGGCATTAGGACCTATGACTATCAACGCCTTGAGTGCGGCAAATTCTGTGATTATTCCCATACAGTGCGAATTTTTTGCCCTTGAAGGACTGGCTCAGCTTTTAAATACGATAAGACTTATAAGAAAAACAATAAATCCGAAACTCTCTATCAAAGGTTTTCTGCCTACCATGTATAGCAAGCAGAACAATCTTTCCAAACAGGTTTTTGCTGACCTGTCGCACCATTTCAGAAACAAACTTTTCAAAGATGAGGGAAACTCTTCGTTTATTGTAATTCCACGTAACGTAAAACTTGCCGAGTCGCCGAGTTTTGGCAAACCTGTAGTACTATACGACAGCAAATCCTCCGGAAGCATGGCTTATCAGAGTCTTGCAAAAGTTATATTGGGAAGATAG
- a CDS encoding biotin--[acetyl-CoA-carboxylase] ligase, with protein MEIVWFDEIDSTQKYLIEKIKSKELSAPIAVAANFQTSGIGSRGNEWKSEKGNLFFSFAYEISSLPDDLPIVSASIYFSYILKEILSVRGSGIWLKWPNDFYIESRKIGGTITTKAAEALICGIGLNTAHAPHGYGKLDIQIEKEDILKNYFSELKKSHSWKQIFSKYKLEFHRSKKFLVHVQEKKISLENARLCEDGSLEINSQRIYCLR; from the coding sequence TTGGAGATTGTCTGGTTTGACGAGATTGACTCTACGCAGAAATATCTTATTGAAAAAATAAAATCAAAGGAGCTTTCCGCGCCGATTGCTGTTGCGGCAAATTTTCAGACATCGGGAATCGGAAGCAGGGGAAATGAATGGAAAAGCGAAAAGGGGAATCTTTTTTTCTCTTTTGCATATGAAATTTCTTCACTTCCAGATGATCTTCCGATAGTGTCTGCTTCTATTTATTTTTCTTATATTCTAAAAGAGATTTTATCGGTGCGGGGTTCGGGTATATGGCTGAAATGGCCAAATGATTTTTATATAGAAAGCAGAAAGATTGGAGGTACGATTACAACCAAGGCTGCCGAGGCTCTGATATGCGGAATAGGCCTAAATACGGCACATGCGCCACATGGCTACGGCAAACTCGATATCCAAATCGAAAAAGAGGATATTTTGAAAAACTATTTTTCCGAATTGAAAAAATCTCATTCATGGAAGCAAATTTTTAGTAAATATAAGTTAGAATTTCACAGAAGCAAAAAGTTTCTTGTTCATGTTCAAGAGAAAAAAATTTCTCTTGAAAATGCAAGATTGTGCGAAGACGGTTCATTAGAGATCAACAGCCAAAGGATTTACTGTTTAAGATGA